A DNA window from Chryseobacterium sp. MEBOG06 contains the following coding sequences:
- a CDS encoding MmcQ/YjbR family DNA-binding protein produces the protein MDANEILDYCLAKKAVTESFPFDNETLVLKVDTKMFLLMALEKQPLSINVKTDPEWSAELREQYPQITGAYHMNKTHWNSVMTDGLKRDLIFKLIDQSYDLVFKSLTKKAQNAVNESL, from the coding sequence ATGGATGCCAACGAAATTTTAGACTATTGTCTTGCCAAAAAAGCAGTTACAGAAAGCTTTCCTTTTGATAACGAAACCCTGGTTCTGAAAGTAGATACTAAAATGTTTCTGCTGATGGCCCTTGAAAAGCAACCTTTATCTATCAATGTAAAAACAGATCCGGAATGGAGTGCTGAGCTCCGCGAGCAATATCCTCAGATAACAGGGGCTTATCATATGAATAAAACACACTGGAATTCTGTGATGACAGACGGTTTGAAAAGAGATTTGATCTTTAAGCTTATTGACCAGTCGTACGATCTTGTTTTTAAATCCTTGACAAAAAAGGCTCAGAATGCTGTCAATGAGTCTTTGTAA
- a CDS encoding NAD(P)H-binding protein, producing MKALVIGATGATGKDLVNQLLNDKDFEEVNIFVRKPVNIENERLKVHVVNFEKPEEWKEKVKGDVAFSCLGTTLKDAGSKEAQKKVDFDYQYEFAKAAKENDVEDYILVSAYGANPESKIFYSKMKGELEEAVKQLHFNKITIFNPGMLERKNSERTGEVLGSRIIKFANKLGLLESQKPLPTDILAKAMINSSKIKSNGYSSIKLGNIFCFAEKVIDS from the coding sequence ATGAAGGCTTTAGTAATCGGTGCCACAGGCGCTACAGGAAAAGATCTGGTTAATCAGTTGCTCAATGATAAAGACTTCGAGGAAGTTAATATTTTTGTAAGAAAACCCGTTAATATTGAAAATGAAAGGCTTAAAGTACATGTTGTCAACTTTGAAAAGCCTGAGGAATGGAAAGAAAAGGTAAAAGGAGATGTTGCATTTTCATGTCTGGGAACTACTTTAAAGGATGCCGGAAGTAAGGAGGCTCAGAAGAAGGTTGATTTTGATTATCAGTATGAATTTGCCAAAGCTGCTAAGGAAAATGATGTGGAAGATTATATTTTAGTTTCGGCTTATGGAGCGAATCCTGAGTCCAAAATCTTTTATTCTAAAATGAAAGGAGAACTGGAAGAAGCTGTAAAACAGTTGCATTTCAATAAAATAACTATTTTTAACCCGGGAATGCTGGAGCGTAAAAATTCTGAGAGAACAGGTGAAGTGCTTGGCAGCCGGATTATAAAGTTTGCCAATAAGTTGGGCTTACTGGAGAGTCAAAAACCTCTGCCGACGGATATTCTCGCAAAAGCGATGATCAATTCTTCCAAAATAAAAAGCAATGGTTACTCCAGTATCAAACTTGGAAATATATTCTGTTTTGCAGAAAAAGTAATTGATAGTTAA
- a CDS encoding DMT family transporter, with protein sequence MKLRGYLLGILSAVSYGLIPIFILPVKQAHFSMDITLFYRFFISALMVGGYLLYSGESFKISKKEAFILAVLGICYAFSSEFLFLGYDFLSAGIASTVLFIYPVIVALIMFFFFKEKLTKLSVASLLLAFVGVIILCLKGNGFEINFAGLGIVMLSSLFYALYMVIVSKSNIKVSGFKLSFYSMLFTSLFFMTKAGMTRESFAIPSLSLFFSLTTFAFLTTVISSLCLVFAIKNIGSTPVAILGALEPVVAVFISVLMFHEKFTYNLLIGISFILLGVSLNVIGDRKKVSPVH encoded by the coding sequence GTGAAACTTAGAGGTTATCTACTTGGGATTCTGTCTGCCGTTTCCTATGGGCTGATTCCAATTTTTATTCTGCCTGTCAAGCAGGCTCATTTTTCTATGGATATAACTCTGTTTTACAGGTTTTTCATTTCTGCCTTAATGGTTGGTGGTTATCTTCTGTATTCCGGAGAAAGTTTTAAGATCAGTAAAAAAGAAGCGTTCATATTAGCTGTTCTTGGAATCTGCTATGCTTTCTCTTCGGAGTTTTTGTTTTTAGGATATGATTTTCTCTCTGCAGGAATTGCTTCTACTGTTTTATTTATTTATCCCGTCATTGTAGCATTGATTATGTTTTTCTTTTTTAAAGAGAAACTTACGAAACTATCCGTTGCTTCTCTTCTTCTTGCTTTTGTGGGAGTTATTATTTTATGTTTAAAAGGCAATGGCTTCGAGATTAATTTTGCAGGATTGGGAATTGTAATGCTCAGTTCGCTTTTTTATGCACTTTATATGGTGATTGTAAGCAAGTCCAATATTAAGGTTTCCGGATTTAAGCTATCTTTTTATTCGATGCTCTTTACCTCTTTATTTTTCATGACAAAAGCCGGAATGACGAGAGAATCTTTTGCTATCCCTTCCCTATCTCTTTTTTTTAGTCTTACAACATTTGCTTTTCTTACAACGGTAATTTCCAGCTTGTGCCTGGTATTTGCTATTAAAAATATCGGCTCTACACCGGTAGCAATTTTAGGAGCTTTAGAACCAGTTGTTGCTGTATTTATCAGTGTACTCATGTTCCATGAAAAGTTTACTTATAATCTTTTGATCGGGATTTCCTTCATTCTTTTGGGAGTAAGTCTTAACGTTATCGGAGACCGGAAAAAAGTAAGCCCTGTCCATTAA
- a CDS encoding B12-binding domain-containing radical SAM protein has protein sequence MKDLLLITPPFTQLNTPYPATAYIKGFLNTKDISSYQVDLGIDVILELFSKDGIQKIFSKEIDLSNASENSRRIFALREEYLKTIDQVITFLQGKIPTLARQICSMNFLPEASRFNQLDDMEFAFGNMGLQDKAKHLSTLYLEDISDYIVENIDADFGFSRYAERLGKSANSFDELYSKLSGEQTFIDAFTLKILGEKIELVQPKLVCFSVPFPGNLYSSFKCAQFIKKHYPHIKIAMGGGFPNTELREVKDKRVFEFFDFITLDDGELPLDLLCQSLEISTEEAEFKRTFLIENQEVVYKNNSKKHDYKQVDVGTPDYTDLKLDQYISVIEIANPMHSLWSDGRWNKLTMAHGCYWGKCTFCDISLDYIKIYEPISAKILVDRIEELIKTTGETGFHFVDEAAPPALMREVALEILRRNLVVTWWTNIRFEKSFTRDLCYLLKLSGCVAVSGGLEVASDRLLKLIDKGVSVEQVANVTRNFTEAGIMVHAYLMYGYPTQTVQETVDSMEMIRQMFEMGILQSGFWHQFAMTAHSPVGISPEDFGVIPVKQEIQFANNDIDFKDKTGIDHNKFSIGLKKSLFNYMHGVNFEMSLQEWFDFKIPRTTIHPDYIHDCLLEDAQFNFKGNSKVIFLTKNVIAENRIKNKKKHSGTYTVLTFHLKTNIVKVELEEDKATWLMGILDENSIENQKKPTVQQLKNKFEENFEDFELFWFSKPMQQLKENGVILSL, from the coding sequence TTGAAAGACCTGCTTCTTATTACTCCGCCTTTTACCCAGCTCAATACTCCTTATCCTGCAACAGCGTATATCAAAGGTTTTTTGAACACCAAAGATATTTCCAGTTACCAGGTTGATTTAGGTATTGATGTTATTTTAGAATTATTTTCAAAAGACGGAATTCAGAAAATTTTCAGCAAAGAAATTGATCTTTCTAATGCCTCTGAAAATTCCCGGCGGATTTTTGCATTAAGGGAAGAATACTTAAAGACGATTGATCAGGTGATTACTTTTCTGCAGGGTAAAATTCCTACGCTGGCAAGACAGATATGCAGTATGAACTTTCTTCCCGAAGCCTCCCGTTTCAATCAATTGGATGATATGGAATTTGCTTTCGGAAATATGGGTTTACAGGATAAAGCAAAACATCTGTCAACCCTTTATTTAGAAGATATCTCAGATTATATTGTTGAAAATATTGATGCTGATTTCGGTTTCAGCAGGTATGCAGAGCGACTGGGGAAAAGTGCAAATTCTTTTGACGAATTGTACTCCAAACTATCTGGTGAGCAAACATTTATAGATGCATTTACATTAAAAATTCTAGGTGAAAAAATAGAATTGGTGCAGCCTAAATTGGTTTGTTTTTCAGTTCCGTTTCCCGGAAATCTGTATTCCAGTTTCAAATGCGCCCAGTTTATAAAAAAGCATTATCCCCACATTAAAATTGCAATGGGAGGAGGCTTTCCCAATACAGAACTAAGAGAGGTTAAAGATAAAAGAGTATTTGAGTTTTTCGACTTTATTACCTTAGACGATGGAGAACTTCCGCTTGATCTTCTCTGCCAAAGTTTAGAAATTTCAACAGAAGAAGCTGAATTTAAAAGGACATTCTTAATCGAAAATCAGGAAGTAGTTTATAAAAACAATTCCAAAAAACACGACTATAAACAAGTTGATGTAGGAACTCCGGATTATACAGATCTGAAACTGGATCAGTATATTTCTGTTATTGAAATTGCCAATCCAATGCACAGTTTATGGAGTGACGGAAGGTGGAATAAGCTTACTATGGCTCATGGGTGCTACTGGGGTAAATGTACTTTCTGTGATATTTCTTTAGATTATATTAAAATATATGAGCCTATCTCTGCAAAAATTCTTGTAGACCGAATTGAAGAATTGATCAAAACAACAGGAGAAACCGGATTCCATTTTGTAGATGAAGCAGCACCTCCTGCATTGATGAGAGAAGTTGCACTGGAAATTCTCCGAAGAAATCTGGTTGTTACCTGGTGGACCAATATTCGTTTTGAAAAAAGCTTTACACGAGATCTTTGTTATCTCCTGAAACTTTCCGGATGTGTTGCCGTTTCCGGAGGACTTGAAGTTGCCAGCGACCGATTGTTAAAATTAATAGATAAAGGAGTATCTGTAGAACAGGTTGCCAATGTTACAAGAAATTTTACAGAAGCAGGAATTATGGTTCATGCTTACCTTATGTATGGCTACCCTACCCAAACCGTTCAGGAAACAGTAGACTCTATGGAAATGATTCGCCAGATGTTTGAGATGGGAATTCTTCAAAGTGGATTCTGGCACCAGTTTGCCATGACTGCACATTCCCCGGTTGGTATAAGCCCTGAAGACTTTGGAGTAATTCCCGTGAAACAGGAAATACAGTTTGCGAACAACGACATAGACTTCAAAGATAAAACCGGAATCGATCATAATAAATTCAGCATAGGATTAAAAAAATCTCTTTTCAATTATATGCATGGAGTTAATTTTGAAATGTCTCTTCAGGAATGGTTTGATTTTAAAATTCCAAGAACAACTATTCATCCCGATTATATTCATGATTGTCTATTGGAAGATGCTCAGTTTAATTTCAAAGGAAATTCAAAAGTGATCTTTTTGACCAAAAACGTAATCGCTGAGAATCGCATAAAAAATAAAAAGAAACATTCTGGTACGTACACCGTTCTTACATTCCACTTAAAAACCAATATTGTAAAGGTTGAACTGGAAGAAGACAAAGCAACATGGCTGATGGGCATATTAGATGAAAACTCTATAGAGAATCAGAAGAAACCTACAGTTCAGCAACTTAAGAATAAATTTGAAGAAAATTTTGAAGATTTTGAGCTGTTCTGGTTTTCAAAACCTATGCAGCAATTGAAGGAAAATGGCGTAATTTTGAGTTTGTAA
- a CDS encoding aminotransferase class I/II-fold pyridoxal phosphate-dependent enzyme, with product MDIFERIKENPGPLGQFADYGEGYFIFPRLEGPIGPRMQFQGREVIFWSANDYLGLCNHPEVKQADADAAAEYGMFYPMGARAMSGETEQHLQLEKELADFVQKESAYLLNFGYQGMVSTIDALVSRNDVIVYDMDSHACIVDGVRLHSGKRFTYKHNDMESLEKNLQRATKVAEETGGGILVITEGVFGMRGQQGKLKEICDLKSKYNFRLLVDDAHGFGTLGKTGAGAGEEQDCQDQIDVYFSTFAKSMAGFGAFLAGDKEIIRYLKFNLRSQIFAKSLTMPMVIGGLKRLELLRTRPEIKAKLWENVYKLQNGLRDRGFNIGDTNTCVTPVMMQGTPVEATLLVKDLRENYGIFTSVVVYPVIPKGMILLRLIPTASHTDSEINETLAAFEAIHDKLVSGYYKEQEQLLLQEQGLSFKPI from the coding sequence TTGGATATTTTTGAAAGAATAAAAGAAAATCCAGGACCTCTTGGACAATTTGCAGATTATGGTGAAGGCTATTTTATTTTCCCAAGATTGGAAGGGCCTATCGGTCCAAGGATGCAGTTCCAAGGTAGAGAGGTAATTTTCTGGAGTGCCAATGATTATTTAGGATTATGTAATCATCCTGAAGTAAAGCAGGCAGATGCTGATGCTGCTGCAGAATACGGAATGTTTTATCCGATGGGAGCAAGAGCAATGTCTGGAGAAACGGAGCAGCACCTTCAGTTAGAAAAAGAATTGGCAGACTTTGTACAAAAAGAATCAGCATATTTATTGAATTTCGGTTACCAGGGGATGGTTTCTACCATTGATGCTTTGGTAAGTAGAAATGATGTAATTGTTTATGATATGGATTCTCATGCTTGTATTGTAGATGGAGTAAGACTTCACTCAGGTAAAAGATTTACCTACAAGCACAACGATATGGAAAGTCTTGAGAAAAACCTTCAGAGAGCTACCAAAGTGGCTGAAGAAACAGGAGGAGGAATTCTTGTCATTACCGAAGGGGTTTTCGGAATGAGAGGTCAGCAGGGAAAACTGAAAGAGATCTGCGACCTTAAATCAAAATATAATTTCAGACTTTTGGTAGATGATGCCCATGGATTCGGAACCCTTGGTAAAACAGGAGCCGGAGCTGGTGAAGAGCAGGACTGCCAGGATCAGATAGATGTATATTTCTCAACTTTTGCTAAATCTATGGCAGGTTTCGGAGCGTTCCTTGCAGGTGACAAAGAAATCATCAGATATCTGAAGTTCAACCTTAGATCTCAGATTTTTGCTAAATCTCTTACAATGCCAATGGTAATAGGAGGATTGAAAAGATTGGAGCTGTTGAGAACAAGACCTGAAATCAAAGCTAAACTTTGGGAAAATGTTTATAAGTTACAAAACGGACTAAGAGACAGAGGCTTCAACATTGGAGATACCAATACCTGTGTAACTCCTGTAATGATGCAGGGAACTCCGGTGGAGGCTACTCTGCTGGTAAAAGATCTTAGAGAAAACTACGGTATATTTACTTCCGTAGTCGTCTATCCGGTCATTCCAAAAGGAATGATTCTCTTAAGACTAATTCCTACTGCTTCTCATACAGATTCAGAGATTAATGAAACTCTGGCCGCATTTGAAGCTATTCATGATAAACTAGTAAGTGGTTACTATAAAGAACAGGAACAACTGTTACTACAGGAACAGGGATTAAGTTTTAAACCGATTTAA
- a CDS encoding bifunctional riboflavin kinase/FAD synthetase, with the protein MKVFKNFTDYSSQKPLALSLGMFDGVHLGHKSIIDELINVGTENNLETAILTFWPHPRFVFNPNEDLKLLNTLEEKKELVEKYGIDNLFLKEFDEEFRNLTGEEFVRQILVDQLNVKYLIIGYDHSFGKNKTGNFELLQKLSKELDFEVDQMEAINIHENNISSTKVRNALLTGNIKEANEMLGYSYSVSGTVVHGKKIGRTIGYPTANIETESIKLLPKKGAYIVEVVVKGQQYKGMLSIGTNPTVNGEKLTVEVYILDFNDDIYDEKITVTFRDFLHDEIKFEGLEKLIERLDLDKEITKNYDFKV; encoded by the coding sequence TTGAAAGTTTTCAAGAATTTCACAGATTATTCCTCTCAGAAACCTCTAGCATTGTCTTTAGGGATGTTTGACGGGGTACATCTAGGGCATAAAAGTATTATTGATGAATTGATAAATGTAGGCACAGAGAATAATCTGGAAACTGCAATATTAACTTTTTGGCCCCATCCAAGATTTGTATTTAATCCTAATGAAGATTTAAAGCTTTTAAATACTTTAGAGGAGAAAAAAGAGCTGGTTGAAAAATATGGTATTGATAATCTGTTCCTTAAAGAGTTTGATGAAGAATTCAGGAACTTAACAGGAGAAGAATTTGTTCGTCAGATTTTAGTTGACCAGCTTAATGTAAAATACCTTATTATAGGATATGACCATTCTTTCGGAAAAAATAAAACCGGAAATTTTGAACTGCTTCAAAAATTATCAAAAGAACTTGATTTTGAAGTAGACCAAATGGAAGCGATTAATATTCACGAAAATAATATCAGTTCTACCAAAGTTCGTAATGCCCTTTTGACCGGGAATATTAAAGAAGCCAATGAGATGCTTGGCTACTCCTACTCTGTTTCAGGGACTGTAGTTCACGGAAAGAAAATTGGAAGAACCATTGGATATCCAACGGCTAATATTGAGACCGAATCTATTAAGCTTCTACCAAAAAAGGGAGCCTATATTGTAGAAGTAGTGGTAAAAGGCCAGCAGTATAAAGGAATGCTGAGTATTGGAACCAACCCTACTGTAAATGGAGAAAAACTGACTGTTGAAGTCTATATTCTCGATTTTAATGATGATATTTATGATGAAAAAATTACGGTAACTTTCAGGGATTTTCTTCACGATGAGATAAAATTTGAGGGTCTGGAAAAACTGATTGAAAGACTGGATCTGGATAAGGAAATTACAAAAAACTATGATTTCAAAGTGTGA
- a CDS encoding outer membrane lipoprotein-sorting protein: MKKLLLVFGLIFSHLTFAQTAKEIIDKNIELSGGLTNWKLLNSVLLQGKVVLGIKDEYPIKIYQQRPNLTKTLITTNGKETAIEGFDGTKGYAMNYAANKLQEYPEYIPESFDNDFIDWENKGFEAKYLGKEKVGDIYCHKVELTKNVNKNMYYFDTQTYMLLKEVKKDETLVYFDYKKVGNFSMPFRIESSNSKKDGDYVMILNRIDINKVFPANIFKF; encoded by the coding sequence ATGAAGAAGTTACTCTTAGTATTTGGACTGATATTTTCACATTTAACATTTGCACAGACGGCAAAGGAAATTATAGATAAAAATATTGAATTGTCCGGAGGGCTTACCAATTGGAAACTTTTAAACTCGGTACTGCTTCAGGGAAAGGTGGTACTGGGAATCAAAGATGAATATCCAATAAAAATATATCAGCAGCGTCCTAATCTTACAAAAACATTGATTACAACCAATGGAAAGGAAACAGCTATTGAAGGCTTTGACGGAACAAAAGGCTATGCGATGAATTATGCAGCCAATAAACTGCAGGAATACCCTGAGTATATTCCTGAAAGTTTTGATAACGACTTCATTGATTGGGAAAATAAAGGATTTGAGGCTAAATATCTTGGAAAAGAAAAAGTAGGAGATATCTACTGTCATAAAGTAGAACTTACCAAGAATGTTAATAAGAATATGTACTATTTTGATACACAGACTTATATGCTTTTAAAAGAAGTGAAAAAAGATGAAACACTCGTATATTTTGATTATAAAAAAGTAGGGAATTTTAGTATGCCTTTCAGAATAGAATCGTCAAATTCTAAGAAAGATGGAGACTATGTTATGATACTAAACAGAATTGATATCAACAAAGTGTTTCCTGCCAATATTTTTAAGTTTTAA
- the atpD gene encoding F0F1 ATP synthase subunit beta: MANQIKGKISQIIGPVIDVVFTGVEAIPSIYDALEITKENGEKVVLEVEQHIGEDTVRCIAMDATDGLKRGQDVIGYGNPITMPIGEAVNGRLFNVVGDAIDGLQNISKEGGLPIHRPAPKFDQLSTSAEVLFTGIKVIDLVEPYAKGGKIGLFGGAGVGKTVLIQELINNIAKGHGGLSVFAGVGERTREGNDLLREMLESGIIKYGDDFMHSMENGGWDLSKVDLEAMKESKAAFVFGQMNEPPGARARVALSGLTLAEYYRDGGESGQGRDVLFFVDNIFRFTQAGSEVSALLGRMPSAVGYQPTLASEMGAMQERITSTKNGSITSVQAVYVPADDLTDPAPATTFAHLDATTVLDRKIASLGIYPAVDPLASTSRILSPEVIGHEHYNCAQRVKEILQRYKALQDIIAILGMEELSEEDKSVVYRARKVQRFLSQPFHVAEQFTGIPGSLVDIKDTIKGFNMIMDGELDHLPEAAFNLKGTIEEAIEAGQKMLAENA, from the coding sequence ATGGCAAACCAAATTAAAGGTAAAATTTCTCAAATTATTGGTCCGGTAATCGACGTTGTCTTCACAGGTGTGGAAGCAATTCCTTCAATCTATGACGCGTTAGAAATTACAAAAGAAAACGGTGAAAAAGTAGTTTTAGAGGTAGAACAACATATTGGCGAAGATACAGTAAGATGTATCGCAATGGACGCTACTGATGGTCTTAAGAGAGGTCAAGATGTAATTGGATACGGAAATCCTATTACTATGCCAATCGGTGAGGCCGTAAACGGAAGACTATTCAACGTTGTTGGTGATGCTATCGACGGACTTCAAAATATATCTAAGGAAGGTGGTCTTCCAATTCACAGACCAGCTCCAAAATTTGATCAACTTTCAACTTCTGCTGAAGTTTTATTTACAGGTATTAAAGTAATCGACTTAGTTGAGCCTTACGCAAAAGGGGGTAAGATCGGTTTGTTCGGTGGTGCTGGTGTAGGTAAAACAGTATTGATCCAGGAGTTGATTAACAATATTGCAAAAGGACACGGAGGTCTTTCTGTTTTCGCCGGAGTAGGTGAAAGAACGAGAGAAGGAAATGACCTTTTAAGAGAGATGTTGGAATCAGGTATTATCAAGTATGGTGATGATTTCATGCATTCTATGGAAAATGGAGGTTGGGATCTTTCTAAAGTAGACTTAGAGGCTATGAAAGAATCCAAAGCAGCATTCGTTTTCGGACAGATGAACGAGCCGCCAGGTGCAAGAGCTAGAGTAGCACTTTCTGGTCTTACATTAGCTGAGTACTATAGAGATGGTGGAGAAAGCGGACAAGGTAGAGACGTACTTTTCTTCGTAGACAACATCTTCCGTTTTACACAGGCTGGTTCTGAGGTATCTGCACTTCTTGGTCGTATGCCATCAGCGGTAGGTTACCAACCAACTCTTGCTTCTGAAATGGGTGCAATGCAGGAAAGAATTACTTCAACTAAAAATGGTTCAATTACTTCAGTACAAGCGGTATACGTACCTGCGGATGACTTAACTGACCCGGCTCCTGCAACTACGTTTGCTCACTTGGATGCAACAACGGTACTTGACAGAAAGATTGCTTCATTAGGTATTTACCCAGCGGTAGATCCATTGGCTTCTACTTCAAGAATTCTTTCTCCGGAAGTTATTGGTCATGAACATTATAACTGTGCTCAAAGAGTAAAAGAAATTCTTCAAAGATATAAAGCGCTTCAGGATATCATCGCAATCCTTGGTATGGAAGAACTTTCTGAAGAAGATAAATCAGTTGTTTACCGTGCAAGAAAAGTTCAGAGATTCTTATCTCAGCCTTTCCACGTAGCAGAACAGTTTACAGGTATTCCAGGATCATTAGTTGATATCAAAGATACAATCAAAGGATTCAACATGATTATGGATGGTGAATTAGATCACTTACCAGAAGCTGCTTTCAACTTGAAAGGAACTATCGAAGAAGCTATCGAAGCAGGACAAAAAATGTTAGCTGAAAACGCTTAA
- a CDS encoding FoF1 ATP synthase subunit delta/epsilon: MNIKILTPEYVVFEGEVNSVLLPGKNGEFHIMKNHAGIVSSLVGGKVKLFANSIDDAFAKNFTAEGGKDSVFSYSIKSGVVEFNHNKGIILCE; the protein is encoded by the coding sequence ATGAATATAAAAATTTTAACACCAGAATACGTAGTTTTTGAAGGAGAAGTAAACTCAGTATTATTGCCTGGGAAAAATGGTGAATTTCACATCATGAAAAACCACGCAGGAATCGTTTCTTCTTTAGTAGGTGGTAAAGTAAAGCTTTTCGCTAACTCAATTGATGATGCTTTTGCTAAAAACTTTACTGCAGAAGGTGGGAAAGACTCTGTTTTTTCTTACTCTATCAAAAGCGGTGTTGTAGAATTTAATCATAATAAAGGAATTATCCTTTGTGAATAA
- a CDS encoding glutathione peroxidase: MKNIFLMLLSFIAFLQSCTNQKSEISKAKTNELMGKTIYDFTVESLDGKEINFADFKGKKILIVNTASKCGFTPQYEELEKLYEEYKDKLVVIGFPANNFGGQEPGTNTEIGAFCQKNYGVTFPMAAKVSVKGDDTAPIFKYLTEQELNGVKNTTILWNFTKFLVDENGKLIDTFVSTTKPTDHAITKYLK, from the coding sequence ATGAAAAATATTTTTCTAATGCTGCTTTCTTTTATAGCATTTCTGCAAAGCTGCACCAATCAAAAAAGTGAAATTTCTAAAGCTAAAACCAACGAACTTATGGGAAAAACAATATATGACTTTACAGTTGAAAGTCTTGACGGTAAGGAGATCAATTTCGCAGATTTCAAAGGAAAAAAGATACTGATTGTAAATACTGCTTCAAAATGTGGATTTACCCCTCAGTATGAAGAGCTTGAAAAGCTATATGAAGAGTATAAAGATAAATTGGTAGTCATTGGTTTTCCTGCCAATAATTTTGGAGGCCAGGAGCCGGGAACCAATACGGAGATCGGAGCCTTCTGTCAGAAAAATTATGGAGTAACATTCCCGATGGCAGCAAAAGTTTCTGTAAAAGGAGATGATACGGCACCTATCTTTAAATATTTAACAGAGCAGGAGCTAAACGGAGTGAAAAATACAACCATTCTCTGGAACTTTACCAAATTCTTAGTGGATGAAAACGGGAAGCTTATTGATACTTTTGTGAGTACTACAAAGCCAACGGACCATGCCATCACGAAGTATTTGAAGTAA
- a CDS encoding PLP-dependent cysteine synthase family protein yields the protein MSNVYDNILGLIGNTPMVKLNTVTKDIPATVYAKLESYNPGHSTKDRIALHIIENAEIKGLLKEDSVVVETTSGNTGFSIAMVCIIKGYKCILAVSDKTKPEKIAYLKALGATVYICPANVPADDPRSYYEVAKRIARETPNSIYINQYFNELNIDAHYQTTGPEIWEQTEGKITHLFACTGTGGTLSGSAKFLKEKNPDIKIIGVDADGSILKSFHETGEIHKEDVHPYQIEGMGKNLIPSALLFDKVDEFVRVNDEMAAYRTREIALKEAIMGGYTTGAVTQGLMQYAQSHELTANDMIVLIYPDHGSRYITKVYSDKWMAEQGFVNNCVHNYDEVFKTEFIK from the coding sequence ATGAGTAATGTTTACGATAATATCCTTGGCCTGATAGGAAACACCCCTATGGTGAAGCTAAATACTGTTACAAAAGATATTCCAGCAACCGTTTATGCCAAGTTAGAATCATATAATCCTGGACATTCCACCAAAGACCGAATCGCACTTCATATTATAGAGAACGCAGAGATAAAAGGTTTGTTAAAAGAAGATTCTGTAGTTGTAGAAACTACTTCCGGAAATACAGGGTTTTCTATTGCGATGGTATGTATCATCAAAGGATATAAATGTATTCTTGCAGTAAGTGATAAAACCAAACCTGAGAAAATCGCTTATCTGAAAGCATTGGGAGCTACGGTGTATATCTGTCCTGCCAATGTACCTGCAGATGATCCGAGATCATATTATGAAGTAGCTAAAAGAATTGCCCGGGAAACACCTAATTCCATTTACATCAATCAATACTTTAACGAGCTGAATATTGATGCCCACTATCAGACCACAGGTCCTGAAATCTGGGAACAGACAGAAGGTAAGATCACTCACCTTTTTGCCTGTACCGGAACTGGAGGTACGTTATCCGGTTCAGCAAAGTTTTTGAAAGAAAAAAATCCGGATATTAAAATTATCGGAGTGGATGCGGATGGCTCTATCTTGAAGAGCTTTCATGAAACAGGAGAAATTCACAAGGAAGATGTACATCCTTATCAGATTGAAGGAATGGGGAAAAACCTGATCCCTTCTGCCCTTCTTTTCGATAAGGTAGATGAATTTGTAAGGGTAAATGATGAAATGGCAGCTTACAGAACCCGAGAGATTGCTTTGAAGGAAGCTATCATGGGAGGATATACCACCGGAGCGGTTACTCAGGGATTAATGCAGTATGCACAATCTCATGAGCTGACGGCAAACGATATGATTGTCCTGATCTATCCTGATCATGGTTCAAGATACATCACTAAAGTGTACAGCGATAAATGGATGGCAGAACAAGGGTTTGTCAACAATTGTGTTCACAATTATGACGAAGTCTTCAAGACTGAGTTTATCAAATAA